A segment of the Salmo trutta chromosome 3, fSalTru1.1, whole genome shotgun sequence genome:
GATACAGAGTGAAGAGACAAAACGACTAACAGAGACCCACCAGGCAGCTGAGAAAACGTTGAAGGTGTGTGTTTAGTTGTCTCTTTAACTTGATCAGTTTGTATCACCTGTTTTGATGTACTGTGGTCTATACAGCATCCCGTACCTTCTAACTGTGTAATAGGAAGTACAGAACTGACCAGTGGGTATTCTTTTCAAGGACGAGGTAGAGGAGCTGACCACAGAGCTCTACGTGTACAATCAGTTAAAGAAGAGAGTTGACGAGTCTACCTTCAAGAAGGACCTGCAGCGGaacattcaggtgtgtgtgtgtgtgtgtgtgtacacgtgtctGCACAGTGTGTTTGTTTCTGCGTGGCGTGTGCATAATCCCGTAACCAGTTCACTTAGTTGGACTGTTGCTTTAGACATCTGGTCTCCAGGTTTCGTTAGTATGCTGTTAATTTtatactcctccttctctctcattctctttcccctccctttctcgctccctctttcccctccccttctctccttctctctccttctctctttcccctctcctctctttcccctctccttctctctttcccctctccttctctctttcccctctccttctctctttcccctctcctctctttcccctctccttctctctccttctctctccttctctctttcccctctccttctctctttcccctctccttctctctttcccctctctttctctcacacctctctctttcccctccctctctctctccaggcccacGGCAGTCCTGGGCCATTCTGGGAGCGGGAGCAGGAGAGTCTGCTGTTTGTCATTGAGATGAAGAGTGAACGTATTCAGGCGCAGGGGAACAAACTGCTACAGATGCAGGTTCTGGTAGGGAACAGAGACTGGGACTTGGACTGGGGACTGGCTGACAGACTAGTCCAGGCATCTGACTCTTTGAGATTTCTGCTATAGTCTAATTCAAGTCATTCTTTATTTAAACTGCATCATCGCAGTCTCAATACACTTTACAGAGGAAATCAAACCGAAACAAGACATCTGAGGTGCTCTGCATTGTCAAAAAATACTCTGGGTTATAGTTTCACAAAGTCTGTGAATGTCAACATGTCGTCTTCACCACCCTGATTGCTGATTGGGTCCTTACTCTGTTTTATTTCTACCCTGTCAGGTGGAGAAGAATCTCTCTCTAGAAGACCAGGTCATAAATGTTCTACAGAACAATGAGGACCTGAGGGTTCGGATCGACAACCATCAAAGCCTTCTACAGTAAGACCATATGATATCCacaccgtctctgtctctctgttggaACAGTCAGTTACCCAGGAGTTGTTGGGAACAGTCAGTTACCCAGGAGTTGTTGGGAACAGTCAGTTACCCTGGAGTTGTTGGGAACAGTCAGTTACCCAGGAGTTGTTGGGAACAGTCAGTTACCCTGGAGTTGTTGGGAACAGTCAGTTACCCTGGAGTTGTTGGGAACAGTCAGTTACCCTGGAGTTGTTGGGAACAGTCAGTTACCCTGGAGTTGTTGGGAACAGTCAGTCAGTTACCCTGGAGTTGTTGGGAACAGTCAGTCAGTTACCCTGGAGTTGTTgggtacagtcagtcagttaccCTGGAGTTGTTgggtacagtcagtcagttaccCTGGAGTTGTTgggtacagtcagtcagttaccCTGGAGTTGTTgggtacagtcagtcagttaccCTGGAGTTGTTgggtacagtcagtcagttaccCTGGAGTTGTTGGGAACAGTCAGTTACCCAGGAGTTGTTGGGAACAGTCAGTTACCCAGGAGTTGTTGGGAACAGTCAGTTACCCTAGAGTTGTTGGGAACAGTCAGTTACCCTGGAGTTGTTGGGAACAGTCAGTTACCCTGGAGTTGTTGGGAACAGTCAGTTACCCTGGAGTTGTTGGGAACAGTCAGTTACCCTGGAGTTGTTGGGAACAGTCAGTCAGTTACCCTGGAGTTGTTGGGAACAGTCAGTCAGTTACCCTGGAGTTGTTgggtacagtcagtcagttaccCTGGAGTTGTTgggtacagtcagtcagttaccCTGGAGTTGTTgggtacagtcagtcagttaccCTGGAGTTGTTgggtacagtcagtcagttaccCTGGAGTTGTTGGGAACAGTCAGTCAGTTACCCTGGAGTTGTTGGGAACAGTCAGTCAGTTACCCTGGAGTTGTTGGGAACAGTCAGTCAGTTACCCTGGAGTTAATGTTGTTACCAGGAAGTCACATTGTAGAAGAATACATGGCAACAAGGTTGTAAATAGATTAACAACTTAACAAGTTCTGTTCAAGCAAACTCAAATATAGGAAACGGCTATTGCATTTACATAAGATGTGAATGTGGCGCCACTTGGTGGAGAAAGTGGAGGGATATTTCTTAGTGGAAGCAAGTTATGGCAGTTTACAGTACTTAAGTGTAAAAGTTACATTTCACCATCCAAACTTGTGTAGTTTATATAGATGCTGGATTAGTTTTTAGTGCTACTTCTACTTATGACAATGCATGTAGGATTTTGATGAAGAATAGTAATTTGAGGTCAGCAAAAGATTGACTATAAAGTACTTTgctacagatttttttttttttaggtcattATCAATGTCTTTCTGTCCTAAACTGTCAATGTTGATAAATGTGTTCTCTTCTGATTATATATCCTTCCCTGTGCTCCTGTCTGTAGGCAGCTCTCCAAGGAGCACCTGGACCTTCAGGGGGTgttagacaggcagacaggtctCTGTCAGAGGCTCACCCAGGAGAAAGAGCAACTCATGTTTAAACTGAAGCACAGAGACTCCTGTCCTACCTTCCCGTCCTTCCCCATAGTGTCTGAGATCTCCCCCAGCTGATCCGAACAGGACAGTCAGGGTTACCTCGGTCTTAATCCTGTCTAGGGTTGTAAGCATGGATCCTGAATCCGGAAACGTTCCCCTACTTCtgaaagtagttttttttttttttttcagaaatCCCTTCTTGGA
Coding sequences within it:
- the LOC115167286 gene encoding coiled-coil domain-containing protein 69 isoform X1, which gives rise to MGCSHSKRKNKAKEEEKTVKEVNNHQDGGGKVPLEELNVGLETEKQLGQYEWQLKILREVLSASGTQEREELLKDPTQGELCALVHNITEKFCGRTARTGPAEKVKTETAADLTVLYGEKSQRTAEQHERQLEERQRIQSEETKRLTETHQAAEKTLKDEVEELTTELYVYNQLKKRVDESTFKKDLQRNIQAHGSPGPFWEREQESLLFVIEMKSERIQAQGNKLLQMQVLVEKNLSLEDQVINVLQNNEDLRVRIDNHQSLLQQLSKEHLDLQGVLDRQTGLCQRLTQEKEQLMFKLKHRDSCPTFPSFPIVSEISPS
- the LOC115167286 gene encoding coiled-coil domain-containing protein 69 isoform X2, which codes for MGCSHSKRKNKAKEEEKTVKEVNNHQDGGGKVPLEELNVGLETEKQLGQYEWQLKILREVLSASGTQEREELLKDPTQGELCALVHNITEKVKTETAADLTVLYGEKSQRTAEQHERQLEERQRIQSEETKRLTETHQAAEKTLKDEVEELTTELYVYNQLKKRVDESTFKKDLQRNIQAHGSPGPFWEREQESLLFVIEMKSERIQAQGNKLLQMQVLVEKNLSLEDQVINVLQNNEDLRVRIDNHQSLLQQLSKEHLDLQGVLDRQTGLCQRLTQEKEQLMFKLKHRDSCPTFPSFPIVSEISPS